In a single window of the Coregonus clupeaformis isolate EN_2021a unplaced genomic scaffold, ASM2061545v1 scaf0910, whole genome shotgun sequence genome:
- the LOC121559304 gene encoding polycystic kidney disease protein 1-like 2, which produces MYFLHHLSMCLERLDESAFPTPEACQHILNTVHLLLKTSEMVFTSHMAYSPARVAKEKRKSSSCWLPWWFVFVGWFLLVSISVVSTYFTLMYGFSYGKEKSIQWVISLAMSLFQSIFIMQPLKVIGMAIFFALLLKPVAVEDSEDVGLLLKEQREMCKLYSGREIH; this is translated from the exons ATGTACTTCCTCCACCACCTGTCCATGTGCCTGGAGCGGCTGGATGAGAGTGCCTTCCCCACCCCAGAGGCCTGTCAACACATCCTGAACACCGTCCACCTGCTACTGAAGACGTCTGAGATGGTTTTTACCAGCCACATGGCTTACAG TCCTGCCCGTGTTGCTAAGGAGAAAAGGAAAAGCTCAAGCTGCTGGCTACCCTGGTGGTTTGTGTTCGTGGGCTGGTTCTTGCTCGTCTCCATCAGTGTTGTGTCCACGTACTTCACCCTGATGTACGGCTTTTCCTATGGGAAGGAGAAGTCCATCCAGTGGGTTATCTCTTTGGCCATGTCCCTCTTCCAGAGCATCTTCATCATGCAGCCTCTTAAG GTGATTGGCATGGCGATCTTCTTTGCCCTCCTCCTCAAGCCAGTGGCAGTAGAAGACAGTGAGGATGTTGGACTACTCCTGAAAG AACAACGGGAGATGTGTAAATTGTACTCGGGCAGGGAGATACACTGA